From the genome of Lotus japonicus ecotype B-129 chromosome 6, LjGifu_v1.2, one region includes:
- the LOC130725547 gene encoding cyclin-T1-3-like produces MEEGSSSRSKKRHAEDEADSSSGGKKRPAEEEAEEVPFDPRRRYVTLQEIVQHSPSKKDGIEWWKEAHCRMTSNFFIRQLGIALKRSPKIIATASYYFHKFFLLQSFAQNDPKTIGTACVFLASKIEEHRCSLRRVVVYSYWIIHQCAPAAMRLINENKEMFNLRKELIILAERVVLTTLNFNLEIQHPHDFLRDYVRNLAIESVESKKKLGQVAWDFANDGMLATLCLQFSPQQIAGGYIFLALKFLKLKLQNSSVSFWRNTFDVTTQQLEAISIQLLRIYEIFRAPIQLRGNAGDGGGARADAEAPAPNEAQAREPNTSSKGKEVVGSASGAGDGDGTSSAGDGDGASPAAETLVLLLQRTQADKPNSSSSKGKEKGEGSSTPAAGNGLDQLGVTPKHS; encoded by the exons ATGGAAGAAGGTAGCAGCTCACGCAGTAAGAAAAGACATGCAGAGGATGAGGCAGATAGCAGCTCAGGCGGTAAGAAAAGACCTGCAGAGGAGGAGGCAGAGGAGGTTCCATTTGATCCACGGCGGAGGTATGTGACGCTGCAAGAAATAGTTCAACATTCGCCGTCAAAGAAAGATGGAATTGAGTGGTGGAAGGAGGCGCATTGCCGGATGACATCTAACTTCTTCATTAGGCAATTAGGCATAGCACTTAAACG GTCTCCAAAAATTATAGCGACGGCCTCATACTACTTTCACAAGTTTTTTCTGCTACAATCGTTTGCACAGAACGATCCAAAG ACTATTGGAACTGCTTGTGTGTTCCTTGCTAGTAAGATTGAAGAGCATCGTTGTAGCCTACGGAGGGTTGTTGTTTATTCCTATTGGATCATTCACCAGTGCGCTCCTGCAGCTATGAGGCTCATAAATGAGAATAAG GAAATGTTTAACTTACGGAAAGAGTTAATCATTCTTGCAGAGAGGGTTGTACTTACtactttaaattttaatttggaAATTCAACATCCCCATGACTTCCTCAGAGACTACGTGAGGAACTTAGCTATCGAGTCTGTCGAAAGTAAGAAGAAACTTGGTCAAGTTGCCTGGGACTTTGCCAATGATGG GATGTTGGCAACGCTTTGCTTGCAATTCTCGCCGCAACAAATTGCAGGAGGTTACATTTTCCTTGCTCTCAAGTTCCTAAagctgaagcttcagaatagtAGTGTGAGCTTTTGGCGGAATACGTTTGATGTCACCACACAACAATTGGAAG CGATTAGCATTCAGTTATTAAGAATCTATGAGATCTTTAGAGCGCCGATACAACTGAGAGGAAATGCAGGTGATGGAGGGGGAGCAAGAGCTGATGCAGAGGCTCCTGCTCCGAATGAGGCGCAAGCACGTGAGCCGAATACATCATCTAAAGGAAAAGAAGTTGTAGGAAGTGCAAGTGGTGCTGGAGATGGAGATGGAACAAGTTCTGctggagatggagatggagcAAGTCCTGCTGCAGAGACTCTGGTCCTGCTACTACAGCGGACGCAAGCAGACAAGCCTAATTCATCGTCGtctaaaggaaaagaaaaaggggAAGGAAGTTCAACACCAGCTGCTGGAAATGGTCTGGACCAGCT